The following are encoded in a window of Litoribrevibacter albus genomic DNA:
- a CDS encoding nuclear transport factor 2 family protein, with the protein MNMANTHTSDIGEHKALIDRFYTAFQNKDYQTMADCYHPDAYFEDEAFQLRGKEIAAMWHMLVTRGTDLTLTFSVDDNAGQITAHWEPKYTFSQTGRFVHNIIDAQFEFKDGKIYRHKDTFDFWRWSRQAVGLPAYLLGWSGFFRNKVQTMANTNLSHFIKKHPEYSQ; encoded by the coding sequence ATGAACATGGCCAACACACACACCTCCGACATTGGTGAACATAAAGCACTGATTGATCGGTTTTACACCGCGTTTCAAAACAAAGATTATCAGACGATGGCAGACTGTTATCACCCGGACGCTTACTTTGAAGACGAAGCCTTTCAACTGAGAGGCAAAGAGATCGCGGCTATGTGGCATATGCTAGTCACACGAGGCACCGATTTAACGCTGACTTTTTCAGTCGATGATAACGCTGGCCAGATCACCGCCCACTGGGAACCCAAATACACCTTCAGCCAAACAGGCCGTTTCGTCCACAACATCATTGATGCCCAATTCGAATTCAAGGACGGCAAAATTTATCGCCACAAGGACACGTTTGATTTCTGGCGCTGGAGTCGTCAGGCCGTTGGTTTACCCGCCTACCTATTAGGTTGGAGTGGTTTCTTCCGAAATAAAGTACAAACAATGGCAAATACCAACCTGAGCCATTTCATCAAAAAGCATCCAGAATACTCACAGTAG
- a CDS encoding tautomerase family protein: MPYVNIKITDEGVTPEQKQALIEGATQLLVDVLNKNPKTTFVIIEEVNTDNWGIGGDTVTQLRKQS, from the coding sequence ATGCCTTACGTAAACATTAAGATTACCGACGAAGGTGTAACCCCGGAACAAAAGCAGGCCCTGATTGAAGGTGCCACCCAACTACTGGTGGACGTACTGAACAAGAACCCCAAAACCACCTTTGTGATCATTGAAGAGGTCAATACCGATAACTGGGGCATAGGGGGAGACACAGTCACACAGCTGCGAAAACAATCTTAA
- a CDS encoding class I SAM-dependent methyltransferase — MTISPLMIALVLLLLLVIVLILFGTIQSGISPMPSSIKAYRVIESMADQTDDTPLVDLGSGWGNLAIRLAKRYPQRQVYGYEVSWIPWAVSVCLKSLLRLDNLTLHRTDFLKSPWPEHATLLCYLFPSAMQQIAERIAEPGSSPRFVISNNFALPQHHAIRREQIRDFYRSPIYLYKIG, encoded by the coding sequence GTGACAATTTCTCCGTTAATGATCGCCTTGGTTCTTTTGCTCTTGTTGGTGATAGTGTTGATTCTGTTTGGGACCATTCAATCAGGCATTTCACCCATGCCCAGTTCTATTAAGGCCTACCGAGTCATTGAATCAATGGCCGATCAAACGGACGATACCCCGTTAGTGGATCTCGGCAGCGGTTGGGGAAACCTGGCAATTCGACTGGCCAAGCGGTATCCACAGCGGCAAGTCTATGGCTATGAAGTGTCATGGATTCCCTGGGCCGTCAGTGTCTGTCTAAAATCGCTGTTGCGATTAGACAACCTGACGCTCCATCGAACCGATTTCTTAAAATCGCCCTGGCCTGAGCACGCCACCTTACTCTGCTATCTATTTCCATCAGCCATGCAACAGATAGCAGAGCGCATTGCGGAACCGGGTTCATCCCCTCGATTTGTGATCAGCAACAACTTCGCCTTGCCGCAACATCACGCCATCCGTCGTGAACAGATTCGTGACTTTTACCGCTCGCCCATTTACCTCTATAAAATTGGCTAA
- a CDS encoding DUF5666 domain-containing protein — translation MMFSPKLTQLLCVCLLILVGCAAPQNLLSQKTDVNRGGQTTSENTGGIGGTGIISDDGHSGASGIGGTGQVADRGIGGTGQIADRGIGGTGQIAGPDQRLENGIGGTGQQAHLDTNSSGNGSGSGSGGTGGIGGTGIVGTITGFGSIWVNNTHVTFDDSTPITINKQPATAGDFEIGQVVAVTSLRHQEEAIDTESWHSPQEVFFGEAPADQPNTTFKAKSIDVIYEVVGPVSQVLSTDHKLNVLNQNVFVTERTAILDRRTGKPLSLAELCIDDYIQVSGLRQADGGIVASRLDVVEASSQVELIGVLSQSEDGQWRINDQTVVIDAALLAMGSDHLNDRVLISGVMDDDQIVVESMDQDSIELVFEQVNELIYEGYLFEDDLDGAINVGGYEFSLPEVIDLGDGDWDDEPIRINAQQLDAGEYEAYDVWVDENEVYLDLLPDSDWDSLQDDQYFEDDVYDESFEDDYYDDGSSDDGYYDESFEEEYYEDEYYEEVYYEDEVYEEDVYQE, via the coding sequence ATGATGTTCAGTCCTAAGCTGACTCAACTGCTCTGCGTATGCCTGTTGATATTGGTAGGCTGCGCTGCACCTCAGAATTTGTTGTCACAGAAAACCGATGTGAACCGTGGCGGTCAGACCACCAGTGAGAACACTGGCGGCATTGGTGGCACAGGCATCATCTCTGATGATGGACATTCCGGTGCTTCCGGGATCGGGGGGACCGGGCAAGTTGCGGATCGTGGTATCGGCGGAACAGGTCAGATTGCTGATCGAGGCATCGGTGGCACAGGACAAATTGCCGGCCCGGATCAACGTCTGGAGAATGGCATCGGTGGTACAGGCCAACAGGCTCATCTCGATACCAACTCCTCGGGTAATGGTTCGGGATCTGGTTCGGGCGGTACCGGCGGTATTGGTGGCACCGGCATTGTTGGAACCATTACCGGGTTTGGCAGTATCTGGGTCAATAATACGCACGTGACCTTTGACGACAGCACGCCCATTACCATCAACAAACAGCCGGCGACTGCGGGCGACTTTGAAATTGGCCAAGTGGTGGCGGTGACATCACTGCGACATCAGGAAGAGGCCATCGATACCGAGAGCTGGCATTCTCCTCAAGAGGTGTTCTTTGGTGAGGCTCCAGCGGATCAGCCGAACACGACCTTCAAAGCCAAGTCCATCGATGTGATCTATGAGGTTGTGGGGCCGGTCAGTCAGGTGTTGTCGACAGATCATAAACTGAACGTGCTGAATCAGAATGTGTTCGTGACTGAGCGTACGGCGATATTGGATCGACGTACCGGTAAGCCATTGTCGTTGGCTGAACTCTGCATCGATGATTACATTCAGGTGAGCGGCTTGAGACAGGCCGACGGCGGTATTGTTGCCAGTCGTCTGGATGTGGTGGAAGCGTCTTCACAAGTGGAATTAATCGGTGTCTTGTCTCAGTCGGAGGATGGGCAGTGGCGTATAAATGATCAAACGGTGGTGATCGATGCTGCACTCCTTGCTATGGGAAGTGATCACCTGAATGACCGTGTCTTGATCTCCGGGGTAATGGATGATGATCAGATTGTCGTTGAGAGCATGGATCAGGATTCCATTGAGCTGGTGTTTGAGCAGGTCAATGAGCTGATCTACGAAGGTTATCTGTTTGAAGATGATTTGGATGGCGCGATCAACGTTGGTGGTTATGAGTTCAGTTTGCCGGAGGTAATTGATCTTGGGGACGGCGATTGGGACGACGAACCGATTCGAATCAACGCCCAACAATTGGATGCGGGTGAGTACGAAGCCTATGACGTTTGGGTCGATGAAAACGAGGTCTATCTGGACTTACTGCCTGACAGTGATTGGGATTCCCTTCAGGATGACCAGTATTTCGAGGATGATGTATACGATGAGTCCTTTGAAGATGATTACTATGACGATGGTTCTTCCGACGACGGCTACTATGACGAAAGTTTTGAAGAAGAATATTATGAAGACGAATACTATGAAGAGGTGTATTACGAAGATGAGGTCTATGAAGAAGACGTTTATCAGGAATAA
- a CDS encoding DMT family transporter, producing MPTLSIQPSNSPKLTGYLCAILAVLIWSGFILVSRQGGISDLTPYDVIAIRYTTCSLVLLPLWWKFRFRLWQPKLIVSSLIGALLYALFAFNGFETTPASHTSVLLPGLMPLAISILSIPLLKVAIPKQKWLGLTVITIGVGILLWQAWNTTHSGSALHEGHGLHWGHGLVVLAGLCWALYSVLLSKWQITPWQATVSLAMITFCLYMPVYLIWLPKQISMELVTSMQSHLPLWKDIALQAFYQGVMATIIQMLLYVRAVQTIGAPAMGAMMALVPILAGVASTVIFDEPLTTPLLCAFGLVSFGVWLANQAKPVTPFLLRKHFNRAVSINNTSSNQ from the coding sequence ATGCCAACCCTTTCGATTCAACCATCTAACTCCCCCAAATTGACGGGTTATCTTTGTGCCATATTGGCGGTTCTGATCTGGTCCGGGTTTATTTTGGTTTCCAGACAAGGTGGCATCAGCGACCTGACACCTTACGATGTCATCGCCATTCGCTATACCACCTGTAGCCTGGTGTTACTGCCACTCTGGTGGAAATTTCGCTTTCGTTTATGGCAACCGAAACTGATCGTCAGCAGTTTGATTGGCGCGTTACTTTACGCACTTTTTGCCTTTAATGGCTTTGAAACGACACCGGCCTCACACACGTCGGTGCTGTTACCTGGATTAATGCCTCTGGCAATCAGTATTTTATCGATTCCTTTGCTCAAGGTTGCGATTCCCAAACAGAAGTGGCTCGGCCTGACGGTCATCACCATCGGCGTTGGCATACTTCTATGGCAAGCATGGAACACCACGCATTCCGGGTCAGCATTGCACGAAGGACATGGTTTGCATTGGGGGCACGGGTTAGTGGTGCTGGCCGGTTTGTGCTGGGCACTGTACTCGGTATTACTCAGCAAGTGGCAGATTACGCCTTGGCAGGCCACGGTCAGTCTGGCGATGATCACCTTCTGCCTGTACATGCCGGTGTATCTGATCTGGCTGCCAAAACAGATCAGCATGGAGCTAGTTACGTCGATGCAAAGCCATCTCCCACTTTGGAAAGACATTGCATTGCAGGCCTTCTATCAAGGCGTGATGGCGACCATCATCCAGATGTTGTTATACGTTCGGGCGGTTCAAACCATTGGTGCGCCAGCTATGGGCGCAATGATGGCACTGGTGCCGATTCTGGCCGGAGTAGCATCTACGGTGATCTTCGACGAACCCTTAACCACACCCTTACTGTGTGCCTTTGGCCTGGTCAGTTTCGGAGTCTGGCTGGCAAACCAAGCGAAGCCCGTTACCCCCTTTTTGTTAAGGAAACACTTTAACCGGGCGGTTTCTATCAACAACACATCAAGCAATCAGTAA
- a CDS encoding GlxA family transcriptional regulator: protein MKSIAVLAPKGCPLTSVSGPLEMLMLANARSERTRRLELALVSADTAAIACQGGFQLQGHIGLDDQTQYDCVVIGAIGPPNKESLSFDPATVQWLIRQHQGGARLVSICTGAFLLAATGLLDGRRATTHWAMASVFTQLYPLVLLDPAQMVTMDQTLWCSGGASSYQDITLLLIRDYYGDAVAEQVAKLVLIDLDRTSQLKYMHFIPARQHQDEIIHQVQNRLEEDWRSASVVSLAEGVHLSERQFKRRFKQATGLSPLEYLQAVRIEHAKRALAHSQTGIEQVALSVGYEDVRFFRKLFKRQVGVSPSEFRDKSRF, encoded by the coding sequence ATGAAATCCATAGCTGTACTAGCTCCGAAAGGGTGTCCATTGACGTCGGTGTCCGGCCCTCTGGAAATGCTGATGCTCGCCAACGCTCGTAGCGAGAGAACACGACGATTGGAGTTGGCGTTGGTGTCGGCAGATACCGCTGCAATTGCTTGTCAGGGCGGATTTCAGCTACAGGGGCACATCGGATTGGATGACCAGACCCAATACGACTGTGTGGTGATCGGGGCCATTGGTCCGCCGAACAAGGAGTCGCTGTCTTTTGATCCGGCTACCGTGCAATGGTTAATTCGTCAGCATCAAGGCGGTGCACGCTTAGTGAGCATTTGTACGGGGGCCTTTCTGCTGGCCGCAACTGGTTTACTGGACGGGCGACGGGCTACGACGCATTGGGCGATGGCCTCTGTATTCACTCAACTTTATCCTCTGGTGCTATTAGATCCTGCTCAAATGGTTACTATGGATCAGACCCTGTGGTGCTCAGGCGGTGCCAGCAGTTATCAGGACATCACCTTGCTGTTAATCCGGGACTACTATGGTGATGCGGTTGCCGAGCAAGTCGCCAAGCTGGTTTTGATTGATTTAGATCGCACCAGTCAGTTGAAATACATGCACTTTATCCCGGCACGACAGCATCAGGACGAAATCATTCATCAGGTTCAAAATCGCCTGGAAGAAGATTGGCGTTCGGCGTCTGTGGTGTCATTGGCGGAGGGCGTTCATCTCAGTGAACGGCAATTCAAGCGCCGCTTTAAACAAGCCACAGGGTTATCACCACTGGAATATCTTCAAGCGGTTCGTATCGAACATGCCAAACGCGCCTTGGCTCACTCCCAAACCGGAATCGAACAAGTAGCTCTGTCGGTTGGCTACGAAGACGTTCGCTTCTTTCGTAAGCTATTCAAACGTCAGGTGGGGGTTTCTCCTTCAGAGTTTCGCGATAAAAGCCGTTTTTAA
- a CDS encoding ABC transporter transmembrane domain-containing protein, protein MLSWLWSFIKPYRTRLVIAAIALVATTALTLSLGQGVRLMLDQGFAAQSLDGLADALSMFGLIVVALSLGAYFRFYMVSWIGERVVADIRKRLYQHLLSLPPSFFEDNLSGEIQSRITTDTTLLQTVIGSSFSFALRNSLTFLGGLALMFYSNVKLSLIMLIVVPLIVFPLIFFGRKVKKLSRESQDKVASVGAWAGESLQNIKVVQAFTREDLVSQQFSEAAEGAFSVALERIRQRALLIALVMILVMGSIAGMLYVGGSDVLSGELTAGELGAFVFYAIMVAASLAAVTEVYGEVQRAAGAAERIRELLGTEPDISPMGDTQDHNDLSSDHPQGAVVFDEVSFSYPSRPDQLAIDQLSLSVNSGERVALVGPSGAGKSTLFDLLLRFRDPKQGRIYIDGQAIDAMDTKTLRSQFALVPQQPVLFSTSVWENLRYGRPEATEEEIIAAAKAAHAHEFISQLPEGYHSFLGEQGVKLSGGQKQRLAIARAILRDPKILLLDEATSALDAQSEYLVQQALDELMQNRTTFIIAHRLATVAHVDRIAVFDHGKLVDIGTHQTLLSSSPLYARLAELQFNQNPSNEISEPASVTG, encoded by the coding sequence ATGTTGTCCTGGCTTTGGTCTTTTATCAAACCCTATCGAACCCGGTTAGTAATTGCAGCCATTGCCCTGGTGGCAACGACGGCACTGACCTTATCGTTAGGGCAAGGCGTGCGGTTGATGTTGGATCAGGGCTTTGCTGCTCAGTCTTTGGATGGATTAGCCGACGCACTGTCGATGTTCGGGCTGATCGTGGTGGCGCTGTCTTTGGGGGCTTACTTCCGGTTTTACATGGTGTCCTGGATTGGTGAGCGTGTGGTGGCGGACATTCGAAAACGTCTGTATCAACATTTATTGAGCCTGCCGCCCAGTTTCTTCGAAGACAACCTCAGCGGTGAAATTCAAAGCCGCATTACTACCGATACAACCTTGCTTCAAACCGTCATCGGTTCTTCTTTCTCGTTCGCATTGCGGAACAGCTTAACCTTCCTGGGCGGCTTGGCATTGATGTTCTACAGCAATGTGAAATTGTCGCTGATCATGCTGATTGTTGTGCCTCTGATTGTGTTTCCGTTGATTTTCTTTGGCCGAAAGGTGAAGAAGCTGTCCCGCGAAAGCCAGGACAAAGTGGCGTCTGTCGGCGCCTGGGCTGGAGAGAGTCTTCAGAACATTAAAGTGGTGCAAGCCTTCACCCGTGAGGATCTGGTCAGTCAGCAATTCTCCGAAGCGGCCGAAGGGGCTTTTTCGGTGGCGCTTGAGCGTATCCGACAACGAGCCTTGTTGATTGCCTTGGTGATGATTCTGGTAATGGGGTCGATTGCCGGAATGCTCTATGTGGGCGGCAGTGATGTGTTGTCGGGTGAACTGACCGCAGGTGAGTTAGGTGCCTTTGTGTTTTATGCGATCATGGTAGCGGCATCGCTCGCCGCTGTGACCGAAGTCTATGGGGAAGTGCAACGGGCCGCTGGTGCTGCCGAACGTATTCGGGAGTTACTGGGCACTGAGCCGGACATCTCTCCGATGGGGGATACGCAGGATCACAATGATCTATCTTCCGACCATCCGCAAGGCGCGGTGGTGTTTGATGAGGTGTCCTTCAGTTATCCATCACGTCCCGATCAGTTAGCCATTGATCAACTAAGTTTGTCGGTCAATAGTGGTGAACGGGTTGCATTAGTTGGCCCATCCGGGGCGGGCAAGTCCACTCTGTTTGATTTGCTGTTACGTTTCAGGGACCCCAAACAAGGGCGTATTTATATTGATGGGCAAGCCATTGATGCGATGGATACCAAAACCTTGCGTTCCCAGTTTGCCTTAGTGCCTCAGCAGCCGGTGTTGTTCAGTACCTCGGTTTGGGAAAATCTGCGTTACGGGCGGCCGGAGGCTACCGAAGAGGAAATCATTGCTGCGGCGAAAGCGGCCCATGCTCATGAGTTCATCAGTCAGTTACCTGAAGGCTATCACTCGTTTTTGGGGGAACAAGGGGTGAAATTATCCGGTGGTCAGAAGCAGCGATTAGCCATTGCCCGAGCCATTCTCAGAGACCCTAAAATTTTATTGTTGGATGAAGCCACCAGTGCTTTGGATGCTCAAAGTGAATACCTGGTTCAGCAAGCGTTAGATGAACTGATGCAGAATCGAACGACCTTCATCATTGCTCACCGTTTAGCGACCGTGGCGCACGTGGATCGAATAGCTGTGTTTGATCACGGAAAACTGGTGGACATTGGCACACATCAGACCTTGTTGTCTTCCTCTCCCTTATACGCTCGCTTGGCCGAGTTACAGTTTAATCAGAACCCGAGCAACGAGATTTCTGAACCGGCAAGTGTTACAGGCTAG
- a CDS encoding GGDEF domain-containing protein codes for MKLRTQLFIFPMGVVFITVCIFISLMWIWRQSDSVLEREEYVAEIHSLVGQLESNLLLYEENPTRAYIYRWEERHKQLTMVLHHSPTLPSDQQTLLNSIKGLNRGLNVLFERLQYLSRNSTPETDALRRHFKDKLVTQLETIVEDSKQLVVMARQSLRDSQLNQIIMIGSILLIGALLLSLLAMSLSVRIRNYLDLLKGGIKALEAGNFSNKLTSAGEDEFCEFINEFNQMQKTLEETTISRDALQKEIDQRTYALKHIASTDPLTQVSNRRKLMEQAELEMARASRHKSPLSLLLIDADHFKKINDSYGHAVGDQVLIHLCRLSEAVMRENDLIARYGGEEFVILLPHTDLSGAGELAGRIQQRLKDQPFKHEGQVIPITISVGVASYTYDQSFADLIAQADRALYQAKQSGRNCIRLSEPKVVLPASDQSLH; via the coding sequence ATGAAGCTAAGAACACAACTGTTTATCTTTCCTATGGGCGTGGTCTTTATCACCGTTTGTATCTTTATCAGTTTGATGTGGATTTGGAGGCAGTCGGATTCTGTATTGGAACGAGAAGAGTATGTTGCTGAAATTCACTCTCTGGTTGGGCAGCTTGAAAGCAATTTATTACTGTATGAAGAAAATCCTACCCGAGCTTATATCTATCGCTGGGAGGAACGGCATAAGCAATTGACGATGGTGTTGCACCATTCACCTACCTTGCCGTCGGATCAGCAAACGCTGCTCAACAGCATCAAAGGTTTAAATCGTGGTTTGAACGTTCTGTTTGAACGTTTGCAGTACTTATCCCGTAATTCGACGCCTGAAACCGATGCCTTGAGACGGCACTTCAAAGACAAGTTGGTGACACAGTTAGAAACCATTGTGGAAGACTCGAAGCAGCTGGTGGTGATGGCCCGTCAATCCCTTCGGGACAGCCAGTTAAATCAGATCATTATGATAGGGAGTATTTTGCTCATTGGTGCCCTGCTTTTGTCTTTGTTGGCGATGAGCTTGTCGGTTCGAATCAGGAATTATCTTGATCTCTTGAAGGGCGGTATTAAAGCGCTAGAGGCAGGTAATTTTAGTAATAAGTTAACGAGTGCCGGTGAAGATGAGTTCTGTGAGTTCATTAATGAATTCAATCAAATGCAGAAAACATTGGAAGAGACCACCATTTCCCGGGATGCGTTACAGAAAGAGATTGATCAACGCACTTATGCCTTAAAGCACATTGCCAGTACTGATCCTCTCACGCAAGTCTCTAATCGCCGAAAACTCATGGAGCAGGCGGAGCTTGAAATGGCCCGAGCTTCCAGACACAAGTCGCCTTTATCTTTGCTCTTGATCGATGCGGATCATTTCAAAAAAATTAACGATAGCTATGGTCATGCTGTGGGTGATCAGGTGTTGATTCACTTGTGTCGTTTGAGTGAAGCCGTTATGCGGGAGAACGATCTAATTGCTCGTTACGGTGGGGAAGAATTTGTGATTTTATTACCTCACACGGACTTGTCTGGTGCGGGCGAGTTAGCGGGTCGTATTCAACAACGTTTGAAAGATCAACCTTTTAAACATGAAGGGCAGGTTATTCCGATCACCATCAGTGTTGGTGTAGCCAGCTACACCTATGATCAAAGTTTTGCGGATTTGATTGCCCAGGCTGACAGAGCCTTATATCAAGCGAAGCAGTCTGGCCGGAATTGCATCCGGCTCTCTGAACCGAAGGTGGTGCTCCCGGCTTCGGATCAGAGTCTTCATTAG
- a CDS encoding M48 metallopeptidase family protein, with protein sequence MSLKYLSAYAPSVQQQVQVLLDQNRLADFLLKKYPKPHDVTSDGALRDYAMDLKNQFMRKSNPLSKVAYDNKIHVVNHALGLHTYKSQVQGGKLKSKNEIRVSTLFKKSPEPLLNMIVVHELAHLKEKDHNKAFYKLCEHMLPDYHQLEFESRLYLTQIEFFGAIY encoded by the coding sequence ATGTCACTAAAGTATTTATCCGCTTACGCTCCTTCGGTTCAACAACAGGTTCAGGTGTTGCTGGATCAGAACCGGCTTGCTGACTTCTTATTGAAGAAGTATCCGAAACCGCATGATGTCACCAGTGACGGTGCCTTGAGAGATTACGCGATGGATTTAAAGAATCAGTTCATGCGTAAATCGAACCCGCTGAGCAAGGTAGCCTACGATAATAAGATTCATGTAGTGAACCATGCGCTGGGTTTGCATACCTATAAATCACAGGTGCAGGGTGGCAAATTAAAAAGTAAAAATGAAATTCGTGTCAGTACCCTGTTTAAAAAATCGCCTGAGCCCTTATTAAATATGATTGTGGTGCATGAGTTAGCGCATTTAAAAGAAAAAGATCACAACAAAGCGTTTTATAAACTCTGTGAGCACATGTTGCCTGACTACCATCAATTGGAATTTGAAAGTCGCTTGTATTTGACGCAAATCGAGTTTTTTGGCGCGATCTATTAG
- a CDS encoding ABC transporter substrate-binding protein translates to MQTEIGTSKHQRFIRIGAVILSVFVLIGVVFFATKQGANLDVPAIRIAVSKTPLSAPVFIADEMGFFDEYCSEVELIEVVGGRRSFEKMASGQADFATSSDSVIVYKSFARSDFVTLASFVHADNDVKFITREDMSLVQGKDFRYRKIAVTKGTASEYFLSTYLALEGVDRSEVTLVDTPPDKIPDVLASGEVDAIAPWEPYGYKTVQLLKGTANVLPTKNLYSLSFNLIGSKSNVQSQPQKAECVLHALSDAIDYISGNHSKTQEVIGRRLNLENDFIFWIWPDYIFKLSLNRSLIMGLQSQAEWVVQSGVIKDRGVPDFKEVVNPTPLAKVKPEAVSLLIQRSLSAVSEN, encoded by the coding sequence ATGCAAACCGAGATAGGCACATCGAAACATCAGCGTTTCATTCGAATTGGGGCGGTGATACTGAGTGTTTTCGTACTGATAGGCGTGGTGTTTTTCGCTACTAAGCAGGGGGCAAATCTGGATGTGCCTGCTATTCGAATTGCTGTGTCGAAAACCCCCTTATCTGCCCCTGTGTTCATTGCTGATGAAATGGGATTCTTCGATGAGTATTGCTCGGAGGTCGAGCTAATTGAGGTTGTGGGCGGACGGCGTAGTTTTGAAAAGATGGCGTCCGGTCAGGCTGACTTTGCCACAAGCTCTGATTCTGTGATTGTTTATAAATCCTTTGCACGGTCTGACTTTGTTACCTTGGCCAGCTTTGTTCATGCCGATAATGATGTGAAGTTTATTACCCGTGAAGATATGTCGTTGGTGCAGGGAAAAGACTTCCGATATCGGAAAATAGCTGTGACCAAAGGTACTGCCAGTGAATATTTTTTAAGTACCTATTTAGCTCTGGAAGGGGTTGATAGAAGCGAGGTTACATTGGTTGATACACCGCCGGACAAAATTCCTGACGTTCTGGCCTCTGGCGAAGTGGATGCCATTGCACCGTGGGAACCCTATGGATACAAAACGGTTCAATTGTTAAAAGGTACGGCCAATGTCTTGCCGACAAAGAATTTGTATTCCTTGAGTTTCAATTTAATTGGATCTAAATCGAATGTTCAGTCCCAGCCTCAAAAAGCAGAATGTGTATTGCATGCATTAAGTGATGCCATTGATTACATCTCTGGCAATCATTCAAAGACTCAGGAGGTCATTGGGCGGCGGTTGAATCTGGAAAACGACTTCATTTTTTGGATCTGGCCTGATTATATTTTCAAACTTTCCTTGAATAGATCCTTGATCATGGGGCTGCAAAGTCAGGCCGAGTGGGTTGTTCAATCAGGTGTGATCAAAGATAGGGGGGTTCCTGATTTTAAGGAGGTAGTGAACCCGACTCCGTTGGCGAAAGTTAAACCCGAAGCGGTTTCCTTGCTGATTCAACGATCCTTGAGTGCTGTGTCTGAAAATTAG
- a CDS encoding LysR substrate-binding domain-containing protein codes for MELSDLKVFCAVAEQGGVIRAAEQLHRVPSNVTARIQKLESELGRSLFHRDRNRLKISPAGEQLLSYAKRILSLADQAIEQFSSDQPSGVLRVGSMEAVAASRLSAILYEYHTAYPDVSLEVKTRPTGDLIEFVLNGQLDVALVADPNADERLERMPVFKETLVLVSEKSMTDISDPSQLGVEPTLLGFSNQCAYRNRLTQWVKQVNLVAKVVEINSYHTLLNCVTAGMGVGLVPEKLLELYPFAKDLRTHPLPDNLATTITTAIWRKDSSRPSVSAYLDILKGASNLT; via the coding sequence GTGGAACTGTCTGATCTTAAAGTGTTTTGTGCGGTGGCTGAGCAGGGAGGGGTGATCCGGGCGGCGGAGCAGTTGCACCGGGTGCCTTCCAACGTTACGGCTCGTATTCAGAAGTTGGAATCAGAGCTGGGCCGGTCTTTGTTTCACCGAGATAGAAACCGCCTCAAAATCTCGCCCGCCGGGGAGCAGTTACTCAGCTACGCCAAGCGGATTTTATCCCTGGCGGATCAGGCGATAGAGCAGTTCAGCAGTGATCAACCCTCTGGCGTATTAAGAGTAGGGTCGATGGAAGCCGTGGCGGCTTCTCGATTGAGTGCAATTCTGTATGAGTATCATACGGCGTATCCTGATGTTTCATTAGAAGTGAAGACCCGGCCAACGGGAGATTTGATCGAGTTTGTCTTGAACGGTCAGCTGGATGTAGCACTGGTGGCTGATCCTAATGCCGATGAACGATTGGAACGTATGCCTGTCTTTAAAGAAACGCTGGTGCTGGTGTCTGAAAAGAGCATGACGGATATTTCCGATCCTTCACAACTGGGCGTTGAGCCTACATTACTTGGGTTCAGTAATCAGTGCGCCTATCGTAATCGTTTGACGCAATGGGTCAAGCAAGTGAATTTGGTGGCTAAGGTGGTGGAAATTAATTCCTATCACACCTTGCTGAATTGTGTCACAGCAGGGATGGGTGTCGGTTTGGTGCCTGAGAAACTGCTGGAGTTATACCCTTTCGCCAAGGATTTAAGAACTCATCCATTACCTGACAACCTGGCGACAACGATCACCACCGCAATCTGGCGGAAGGATTCGTCGCGCCCCAGCGTCAGTGCCTATTTAGACATTCTCAAAGGGGCATCAAACCTAACTTAA